The stretch of DNA GAAGGCGTCGTCGGCGTCGCCCCCGAGGCAACCCTCCACGCCGTCAAAGTCCTCGACAAGCGCGGCAGCGGCTACCTCTCTGACGTCGCCGCAGGCATCGAGTGGGTCGCAGACCAAGGCTACGACGTCGGCTCGATGAGCCTCGGCGCGAGCAGCGGCGCACAGACGCTCAAAGACGCCTGCCAGTACGCCGTCGACAACGGCGTCTTCCTCGTCGGCGCGGCCGGAAACAGCGGGCCGTGTACGAACTGCGTTGGCTACCCCGGAGCCTACTCGACGGTCATGGCCGTCTCCTCCACTGACTCCGCTGACAACCTCTCCGGGTTCTCCTCACAGGGGCCAGAAGTCGATATTGCCGCACCCGGGACGGACATCTACTCCTCGGTCGTCGGCGGGTACGACACCTTCTCCGGCACGTCGATGGCGACGCCGCACGTCGCGGGCGCGGCCGCCCAACTCATGGCGGGCGGGAGTTCGAACACGCAGACGCGCTCGTCGCTTGCGAGCGCGGCAGAAGATATTGGACTCGGTTCGAACGAGTCTGGCGCAGGCCTGCTCGACGTGGCCACAGCGCTCGGCCTCGACTCGTCGGATAACTAAAACGCAACTTCTCTTTTATGCGGTAAAGTTGTACAACTCGTCGCCGACGAAGTGGATGGATTTGACGACTTTGCCGGAGTCACCGACCATGTCCGAACCCGCGGTGAGCGCCGTGCCGATGGCGAGCACTTTGCCGTGGGTTTCCTCTGCGATGGCGACGA from Haladaptatus sp. ZSTT2 encodes:
- a CDS encoding S8 family peptidase; translation: MSDINLTRRTLLKTSAVGAVGTLFVGSAAAEKPPRRIVGTSSPGASAEARGQAHTVHRTLDFGAHGQAVAGRFSDQAVAQLQKHSEVRYVEDDITMYAIGKPGDGVTTQSQTQPWGIDRVDADVAHANGYTGSGADLAIIDTGIDSDHPDLAANIGAGQAFTKAKGNYAYDWDDDNDHGTHCAGIAAGIDNAEGVVGVAPEATLHAVKVLDKRGSGYLSDVAAGIEWVADQGYDVGSMSLGASSGAQTLKDACQYAVDNGVFLVGAAGNSGPCTNCVGYPGAYSTVMAVSSTDSADNLSGFSSQGPEVDIAAPGTDIYSSVVGGYDTFSGTSMATPHVAGAAAQLMAGGSSNTQTRSSLASAAEDIGLGSNESGAGLLDVATALGLDSSDN